A window from Bacteroidota bacterium encodes these proteins:
- a CDS encoding four-carbon acid sugar kinase family protein, translated as MKKENNILLAFYGDDFTGSTDALEFISRAGAKTVLFTEPPTAEQLKSFPGLDAYGVAGKTRALSPTEMEEILLPAFEQMKTIGAKHIHYKVCSTFDSSPTIGSIGRAIDCGANVFNNKPIPVLGGMPALGRYCVFGNLFARMGIGSNGKIYRIDKHPSMSKHPVTPMNEGDLRIHLGKQTNKNIGLIDNVQQKTKKKEWLDNISDEEVVLLDTTNEDELLKIGEWLNTQQKKHGQLFSVGGSGIEMALGNYWNKTRVLKPITKWKKIHKAEPLLVISGSCSPVTAGQIAYAKANDFEEVIIDAVKICNDGLIDESAMKKINKLLDQRKSLIVHTGEKQTQNLSSEKLGTALGTIAKDAVITRGVKRVVIAGGDTSSYAARAMEIDAVEMIASLVIGAPLCKAYSKNKKINGLEVNFKGGQVGVEDYFEVMANGQLGIMNDELLR; from the coding sequence TTGAAAAAAGAGAATAACATATTACTCGCTTTTTATGGTGATGATTTTACCGGCTCAACTGATGCGCTGGAATTCATTAGTCGTGCGGGAGCAAAGACTGTATTGTTTACTGAACCTCCAACTGCAGAGCAATTAAAATCTTTTCCTGGTTTGGATGCATATGGAGTTGCAGGAAAAACAAGAGCATTGTCGCCAACAGAGATGGAAGAAATATTGCTTCCTGCATTTGAACAAATGAAAACAATAGGAGCAAAACATATACATTATAAAGTTTGTTCAACATTTGATTCATCACCAACTATCGGAAGTATTGGAAGAGCAATTGATTGCGGAGCAAATGTTTTTAATAACAAACCGATTCCGGTTTTGGGTGGTATGCCTGCGTTAGGAAGGTATTGTGTGTTTGGAAACCTGTTTGCAAGAATGGGTATCGGCAGTAATGGAAAAATTTATCGAATCGATAAACATCCTTCCATGAGTAAACACCCTGTAACGCCAATGAATGAAGGTGATTTAAGAATTCACTTAGGAAAACAAACAAATAAAAACATCGGCTTGATTGATAACGTGCAGCAGAAAACAAAGAAAAAAGAATGGCTTGACAATATTTCTGATGAGGAAGTAGTATTACTTGATACGACGAATGAAGATGAATTGCTCAAAATTGGTGAATGGTTGAATACACAACAAAAAAAGCATGGTCAGCTATTTTCAGTTGGTGGCTCCGGAATTGAAATGGCTTTGGGTAACTACTGGAATAAAACAAGAGTATTGAAGCCAATAACTAAATGGAAGAAGATTCATAAGGCAGAACCACTATTAGTTATTTCAGGAAGCTGCTCACCCGTTACTGCTGGACAAATAGCTTATGCTAAAGCAAATGATTTTGAAGAAGTGATTATCGATGCCGTAAAGATTTGTAACGATGGTTTGATTGATGAAAGTGCAATGAAGAAGATAAATAAACTATTGGATCAACGAAAAAGTCTAATAGTTCATACAGGAGAAAAGCAAACACAAAATCTTTCTTCTGAAAAATTAGGAACAGCTTTGGGTACTATTGCAAAAGATGCCGTAATAACTAGAGGAGTAAAAAGAGTTGTGATTGCCGGGGGAGATACGAGTAGTTATGCAGCAAGAGCAATGGAGATAGATGCAGTGGAAATGATTGCTTCATTAGTGATTGGTGCTCCATTATGCAAAGCATATTCAAAAAATAAAAAGATAAATGGACTGGAAGTAAATTTTAAAGGCGGACAGGTGGGGGTAGAGGATTATTTTGAAGTAATGGCGAA
- a CDS encoding ribulose 1,5-bisphosphate carboxylase: MERITATYYIETPFAPEKAAAVLAGEQSSGTFVAVPGETEELKQRFAARVESVELLETVNEPAIPGASSKDGKYYRAIVKVSWSLENFGYNLPVMVSTLQGNLYEITQFTGLKLMDIDLPVSFGKHYTGPAFGIDGCRKLTGVNDRPLIGTIIKPSIGLTVRQTADIVKTLAEAGIDFIKDDELLSSSSNSNFNERIDVVMNVINTQADKTGKKVMYAFNISGEVDEMLQRYEKIVNSGGTCAMVSINSVGLSATKKICDQKQLAIHGHRNGWGMLTRHPLLGIDFKAYQKLWRLAGVDQLHVNGIQNKFWESDDSVVNSIEACLAKMYDHKTILPVVSSGQWGGQAFETYRRTKTIDLLYMAGGGIMAHPMGAAAGVIALQQAWKAAVDGLSLDDAAKMYPEFSKSVEKFGKK; encoded by the coding sequence ATGGAAAGGATCACAGCAACATATTATATCGAAACTCCCTTTGCTCCTGAAAAAGCAGCAGCAGTTCTTGCAGGGGAACAATCATCCGGCACATTTGTAGCAGTACCGGGAGAAACAGAAGAACTGAAGCAACGGTTTGCTGCAAGAGTCGAGTCTGTTGAATTGCTAGAAACAGTTAATGAACCTGCTATCCCAGGTGCTTCAAGTAAAGATGGAAAGTATTATCGTGCAATCGTCAAGGTGTCATGGAGCCTAGAAAATTTTGGTTACAATCTTCCTGTAATGGTTTCAACATTGCAGGGAAATTTATACGAGATAACCCAATTCACCGGTTTGAAACTTATGGATATTGATTTGCCTGTTTCATTCGGTAAACATTATACAGGTCCGGCATTTGGTATTGATGGTTGTAGAAAATTAACAGGAGTAAACGACAGACCTTTGATTGGAACAATTATTAAACCATCAATTGGTCTTACAGTTCGCCAAACAGCGGATATAGTAAAGACATTAGCTGAAGCAGGGATTGATTTTATAAAAGATGATGAGTTGCTTTCTTCATCTTCTAATTCCAATTTCAATGAGAGGATTGATGTTGTGATGAATGTGATAAATACACAGGCTGATAAAACAGGGAAGAAAGTGATGTATGCATTTAATATCAGCGGTGAAGTTGATGAGATGCTGCAACGATATGAAAAGATCGTAAATAGTGGCGGTACTTGTGCGATGGTTAGTATCAACAGTGTTGGTTTATCTGCAACAAAAAAGATCTGTGATCAAAAGCAATTAGCTATTCACGGCCATCGAAATGGCTGGGGAATGCTAACAAGGCATCCATTGTTAGGAATTGATTTTAAAGCCTATCAAAAATTGTGGAGACTTGCTGGCGTTGACCAATTGCATGTAAACGGTATTCAAAATAAATTCTGGGAGAGTGATGATAGTGTGGTGAATTCTATCGAAGCTTGTCTTGCTAAAATGTATGATCACAAAACAATATTACCGGTTGTATCATCAGGTCAGTGGGGTGGGCAGGCATTTGAAACTTACAGAAGAACAAAAACGATTGATTTATTATATATGGCGGGTGGTGGTATCATGGCGCATCCGATGGGAGCAGCGGCAGGAGTTATAGCATTGCAGCAGGCCTGGAAAGCTGCCGTTGATGGATTGAGTTTAGATGATGCTGCAAAGATGTATCCCGAGTTTTCTAAATCAGTTGAAAAATTCGGAAAGAAGTAA
- a CDS encoding glycoside hydrolase family 127 protein, whose protein sequence is MKRSIVILVIVFAFLHSPAQNSLVNTSQSPHAKLNSVGLSDVHWTKGFWAERFAVCRDAMVPQLWQTYTSKDMCYSFQNFRIAAGLDTGRFRGPSFHDGDFYKTLEAVAAMYASTKDKKLDAWMDEAIAVIGKAQKDDGYIYTKSIIEQKKSGQAKMFDDKLSFEAYNFGHLMTAACVHHAATGKTSLLNIAKKAADFLIGFYNTATPEQARNAICPSHYMGLAELYRATKEEKYLTLVKKLIDIRGVSEGSDDNSDRLPFRQMKEVNGHAVRANYLFAGVADVYAETGDTTLLNTLDLMWDDVVNHKMYITGGCGALYDGLSLEGLSYKPDEIQKIQQAYGKDYQLPNMTAHNETCANIGNVLWNWRMFLLTGESKYADIVELELYNSVLSGVSIDGTKYFYTNPLAASKDYPYDLRWSGGRQPYISKSNCCPPNTVRTIAEISNYMYSIGEKGLYINMYGGNVLSTELHDSTKIKLEQTTNYPWDGKIVITIKESTTRPVNIYLRIPGWAKGYSLKIQNSFPRVRDTENGYVIAGRKWNAGDKIELNFEMPATLIESNPLVEETKNQVTVKRGPVVYCLESADLTNQNIFDVVIPSSIKLQPMPMKIGNGEIMALTGEAKMLQNSNWKNKLYREVNTNLKPINVKLIPYYAWANRGKTDMTVWMPLMR, encoded by the coding sequence ATGAAACGAAGTATAGTGATATTGGTAATTGTTTTTGCGTTCTTGCATAGCCCTGCGCAAAACAGTTTGGTGAACACCTCACAAAGCCCGCATGCTAAACTGAATAGTGTAGGATTGAGTGATGTGCATTGGACAAAAGGTTTCTGGGCGGAACGTTTTGCAGTGTGCCGTGATGCAATGGTGCCGCAACTTTGGCAGACATATACAAGCAAAGACATGTGCTATTCATTTCAGAATTTCAGAATAGCAGCAGGATTAGATACCGGCCGTTTCCGCGGGCCATCATTTCATGACGGTGATTTTTATAAAACACTTGAGGCAGTAGCTGCTATGTATGCATCAACAAAAGATAAAAAACTAGATGCATGGATGGATGAGGCAATTGCTGTAATTGGTAAGGCGCAGAAAGATGACGGATATATTTATACTAAGTCAATCATTGAGCAAAAGAAATCAGGACAGGCAAAAATGTTTGATGATAAACTGAGTTTTGAAGCCTACAACTTTGGCCACCTGATGACGGCCGCCTGTGTACATCATGCAGCTACAGGAAAAACAAGTTTATTGAACATTGCAAAAAAAGCTGCTGACTTCCTGATCGGTTTTTATAACACAGCTACCCCTGAGCAGGCAAGAAATGCTATTTGTCCTTCACACTATATGGGATTGGCAGAGTTATACAGGGCAACAAAAGAAGAAAAATACTTAACCCTTGTAAAAAAACTGATTGATATAAGGGGGGTGAGTGAAGGCAGTGATGATAACAGTGACCGACTTCCTTTTCGACAGATGAAAGAAGTAAATGGTCATGCTGTAAGAGCTAATTATTTATTCGCAGGTGTTGCTGATGTGTATGCGGAAACAGGAGATACTACATTATTAAATACATTGGATTTGATGTGGGATGATGTGGTGAATCATAAAATGTATATCACTGGTGGTTGCGGTGCTTTGTATGATGGATTATCATTGGAAGGGTTATCATATAAACCGGATGAAATACAAAAAATTCAACAGGCTTATGGAAAGGATTACCAGTTGCCGAATATGACTGCACATAATGAAACCTGTGCTAATATTGGTAACGTATTGTGGAACTGGCGAATGTTTTTGTTAACCGGTGAATCAAAATATGCCGACATCGTAGAGCTTGAATTATATAATAGTGTACTGAGTGGTGTAAGTATTGATGGTACAAAATATTTTTATACAAATCCGCTGGCTGCATCAAAAGACTATCCTTATGATTTGCGATGGAGCGGAGGAAGGCAACCATATATCAGCAAGAGTAATTGTTGTCCGCCAAATACAGTAAGAACAATTGCGGAAATAAGTAACTATATGTACAGCATCGGTGAAAAAGGATTGTATATAAATATGTATGGCGGAAATGTACTGAGCACCGAACTGCATGACAGTACGAAAATAAAACTTGAGCAAACAACCAATTATCCATGGGATGGTAAGATTGTAATTACGATTAAAGAATCAACAACTAGACCTGTAAATATTTATTTGCGAATTCCGGGCTGGGCTAAAGGATATAGTTTGAAAATCCAGAATTCATTTCCTAGAGTAAGAGATACAGAAAACGGATATGTGATCGCTGGCAGAAAATGGAATGCGGGTGATAAGATTGAATTGAATTTTGAAATGCCTGCAACACTAATTGAGAGTAATCCGCTGGTAGAAGAAACAAAAAACCAGGTAACAGTTAAAAGGGGACCCGTTGTGTATTGTCTCGAATCTGCAGATTTAACCAATCAAAATATTTTTGATGTAGTGATTCCTTCTTCAATAAAGTTGCAGCCTATGCCAATGAAAATTGGCAATGGAGAAATAATGGCGTTGACTGGTGAAGCAAAGATGTTGCAGAATAGTAACTGGAAAAATAAATTGTATAGGGAAGTAAATACAAATTTGAAACCTATTAATGTAAAACTGATACCCTATTATGCGTGGGCTAATCGTGGTAAAACTGATATGACGGTTTGGATGCCGCTAATGAGATAA
- a CDS encoding alpha-rhamnosidase produces the protein MKKNIFDTNFIATIKLLLRRTLVLQEFYSAFFSRKDAKFLNHKTQSNNSNFLCVFAHPLRLCVKPLFFLFIALLISQASSSQTWIWYPGDYEIWLSNQMQNRRTDRGTFFPVFWKVDSHYPLMDFHKVFDLKEQEEVSIYAEGQYNVKLDGKPLEGTPTKIMVPAGKHKINIKVFCQQAVPSVYVKGKTIVSDGTWLTTFEDKEWIDETGKTSDISATKWLNAGYWNFSRPQQPPSKFKLPVTALKAVSKQVNSNSILVDFGKETFGFIKLHGLKGKGNITIYYGESKEEALSKDGAVTVDWLTINNTVAKDSVMPLSKAFRYINIVRDGAVHFDDVSMLYEYADIKDKGSFTCNDEEINKIYDIAKYTLHLSTREFFIDGIKRDRWVWSGDAYQSYLMNYYLMNDNRTVTSTMYALRGKDPVTAHINTIMDYTFYWFLGIYDYYLYSGDKTFIQQNYDRMKSLMDYVMGRRNSDGLLQGLPGDWIFIDWAAGLSKKGEVSFEQLLFARSLETMALCADIVNDKQGATQYKTLSTDIRKKLFDIYWNEQKQALVHSRVDGKQTDNVTRYSNMFAIFFDYFNEQQKQAVKKSVLLNNNIQKITTPYMRFYELEALCAMGEQNYVLGEMKDYWGGMLKLGATSFWEEYNPEKKGAEHYAMYGREFGKSLCHAWGASPIYLLGKYYLGIKPTSPGYATYVVEPNLGGLQWMQGKVPTPNNNIELYVSKEQVKIKGASGTGTLRIKSKTQPSGKNINTLAKGNDIYEITIQPGVEYIINYSAK, from the coding sequence ATGAAGAAAAATATTTTTGATACCAACTTTATTGCTACTATTAAACTTCTGTTGCGTCGCACTCTTGTACTGCAGGAATTCTATTCAGCTTTTTTTTCACGCAAAGACGCCAAGTTTTTAAATCACAAGACGCAAAGCAATAACTCAAACTTTCTTTGCGTCTTTGCGCATCCTTTGCGCCTTTGCGTGAAGCCTTTGTTTTTCTTATTTATTGCACTTCTTATATCCCAGGCATCTTCATCGCAAACATGGATATGGTATCCCGGCGACTATGAAATATGGCTCAGCAATCAAATGCAAAACCGGAGAACAGACCGAGGAACATTTTTCCCTGTATTCTGGAAAGTGGATAGCCATTATCCATTGATGGATTTTCATAAAGTGTTTGATTTAAAAGAACAGGAAGAAGTTTCCATTTATGCAGAAGGGCAGTATAATGTTAAGCTCGACGGAAAACCATTGGAAGGAACACCTACTAAAATAATGGTGCCTGCGGGCAAACATAAAATAAACATCAAAGTATTTTGCCAGCAGGCAGTGCCTTCTGTTTATGTAAAAGGGAAAACAATAGTAAGTGATGGTACATGGCTCACCACATTCGAAGACAAAGAATGGATCGATGAAACAGGAAAAACCTCAGATATATCAGCCACGAAATGGCTCAATGCGGGTTATTGGAATTTCAGCAGGCCACAGCAACCACCATCAAAATTCAAGTTGCCTGTTACAGCACTAAAAGCAGTAAGCAAGCAGGTGAATAGTAATTCTATACTGGTTGACTTTGGCAAAGAAACATTTGGGTTTATCAAACTGCATGGATTAAAAGGGAAAGGGAATATCACTATTTATTATGGCGAAAGCAAAGAAGAAGCATTAAGTAAGGATGGGGCAGTAACAGTCGACTGGCTGACTATTAATAATACAGTAGCCAAAGATTCGGTAATGCCCTTATCAAAAGCATTTCGTTATATAAATATTGTGAGAGACGGTGCAGTTCATTTCGATGATGTTTCCATGTTGTATGAGTATGCTGATATAAAGGACAAAGGAAGCTTTACCTGCAACGATGAAGAAATTAATAAGATCTATGATATCGCTAAATACACCTTGCATTTAAGTACAAGGGAATTTTTTATTGATGGTATTAAACGTGACCGCTGGGTGTGGAGTGGGGATGCCTATCAAAGCTATTTGATGAATTATTACCTGATGAACGATAATCGTACAGTAACAAGTACTATGTATGCATTGCGGGGTAAAGACCCGGTTACTGCTCATATCAACACGATCATGGACTATACTTTTTATTGGTTCCTCGGTATCTATGATTATTATCTCTACTCAGGCGATAAAACTTTTATCCAACAGAATTATGATAGAATGAAAAGCCTGATGGATTATGTTATGGGAAGAAGAAACAGTGATGGTTTACTGCAGGGATTACCCGGCGACTGGATATTTATCGATTGGGCAGCAGGCCTAAGTAAAAAAGGAGAAGTAAGTTTTGAACAATTATTATTTGCAAGAAGCCTTGAAACAATGGCACTTTGTGCCGATATTGTAAATGACAAACAAGGCGCAACACAATACAAGACTCTGTCAACAGATATCCGCAAAAAATTATTTGATATTTATTGGAACGAACAGAAACAAGCATTGGTTCACAGTCGTGTGGATGGAAAGCAAACAGATAATGTGACCCGCTATTCAAATATGTTCGCCATTTTCTTTGATTATTTTAATGAACAGCAGAAGCAAGCTGTAAAAAAATCAGTCTTGCTGAATAATAATATTCAAAAGATCACCACACCTTATATGCGGTTCTATGAACTCGAAGCATTATGTGCAATGGGTGAGCAGAATTATGTATTGGGAGAAATGAAAGATTACTGGGGCGGTATGTTGAAATTAGGGGCCACCAGTTTCTGGGAGGAATACAACCCCGAAAAGAAAGGAGCAGAGCATTATGCTATGTACGGAAGAGAATTTGGAAAAAGCTTATGTCATGCATGGGGTGCCAGCCCGATTTATTTATTAGGTAAATATTATCTCGGCATAAAACCTACTTCACCTGGCTATGCTACTTATGTTGTCGAACCAAATCTAGGAGGTTTGCAATGGATGCAGGGGAAAGTTCCTACACCCAATAATAATATTGAACTTTATGTGAGTAAGGAGCAGGTTAAAATAAAAGGTGCTTCGGGTACAGGCACTTTAAGAATAAAAAGTAAAACACAGCCATCAGGAAAAAATATTAATACTCTGGCAAAAGGAAATGATATTTATGAAATAACTATTCAGCCTGGAGTTGAATATATTATAAACTACAGCGCAAAATAA
- a CDS encoding sodium/solute symporter (Members of the Solute:Sodium Symporter (SSS), TC 2.A.21 as described in tcdb.org, catalyze solute:Na+ symport. Known solutes for members of the family include sugars, amino acids, nucleosides, inositols, vitamins, urea or anions, depending on the system.) has product MNKIYDKLTGLDFAIVAIYLVALLIIGYIASFRNKKKNETLFLAQNSLNWYNIGFNMWGTNVGPSSLLAFASIGYTAGIVGGNFEWYAFVFLMLLAMVFAPRYIASKVSTMPEFMGRRYGKSTQDILAGYALIKILISWLSLGLFSGGILVRQILGIPMWQSTIVLVAFSGLFTFMGGLKAIARVNVFQMILLIVVSLTLTFLGLKEIGGISALIDKTPSNFWNLTRPASDPGYPWHAILLGYPVSAVAFFCTDQSMVQSVLGARNLKQGQLGINFIGWLKVLALPMFILPGIICYVLYPEIGDDKLAYMTMVTNLFPTGLNGLVICVLIAVLVATIGSSLNALSTVFTKDIYVNNINKNASVKQQVTVGRIVVIVGCVLAVLMAIALDNVKGKTLFDIFQSILGYLAPPLAVTFLLSVFWKGTTKLAVNLILSAGSAISLFTGMLNLWILPPDSETGENTWWPHYFLVSFYLFAFLFVAAIVISLVDKNKVKAAIEENELPKTDKRVKILFALLGLVILSLYLIFNFH; this is encoded by the coding sequence ATGAATAAAATTTACGATAAACTAACCGGCCTTGACTTTGCCATTGTTGCCATTTACCTGGTGGCTTTGCTGATCATTGGCTATATCGCAAGTTTTAGAAACAAAAAGAAAAACGAAACACTTTTTTTGGCGCAGAACTCACTCAACTGGTACAATATCGGTTTTAACATGTGGGGCACCAATGTAGGCCCATCTTCATTACTGGCATTTGCAAGCATTGGTTATACGGCTGGTATTGTTGGCGGAAATTTTGAATGGTATGCTTTTGTTTTTTTAATGTTACTGGCAATGGTATTTGCGCCAAGATATATTGCAAGCAAAGTTTCCACTATGCCTGAGTTTATGGGCAGGCGGTATGGAAAAAGCACACAGGATATTTTAGCAGGCTATGCACTGATAAAAATATTAATAAGTTGGCTTTCCTTAGGTTTATTCAGTGGTGGTATCCTTGTGCGGCAGATCTTAGGTATTCCCATGTGGCAATCCACCATTGTATTAGTGGCATTCTCTGGTTTATTCACCTTTATGGGCGGATTAAAAGCCATTGCAAGGGTCAATGTTTTTCAAATGATATTGTTGATAGTTGTTTCTCTTACATTAACTTTTTTGGGATTGAAGGAAATTGGTGGAATAAGTGCTTTGATTGATAAAACACCATCAAATTTTTGGAATCTCACAAGGCCTGCTTCTGATCCCGGTTATCCCTGGCATGCAATTTTGTTGGGTTATCCTGTTTCTGCAGTTGCATTTTTTTGTACCGACCAAAGTATGGTTCAAAGTGTATTAGGTGCCCGCAATTTAAAACAAGGTCAGTTAGGAATTAATTTTATCGGATGGTTGAAAGTGCTGGCATTGCCCATGTTTATTTTGCCCGGTATTATTTGTTATGTTTTGTATCCTGAAATTGGCGATGATAAATTAGCCTATATGACCATGGTCACTAATTTATTCCCCACTGGATTAAATGGATTGGTTATTTGTGTGTTGATCGCAGTATTGGTTGCTACCATCGGTTCCTCATTAAATGCGTTGAGTACTGTTTTTACAAAAGATATTTATGTAAATAACATAAATAAAAACGCATCGGTTAAACAGCAGGTTACTGTTGGCCGCATAGTGGTAATTGTAGGTTGTGTATTGGCGGTATTGATGGCGATCGCTTTGGATAATGTAAAGGGAAAAACATTGTTCGATATCTTCCAGTCAATACTCGGTTACTTAGCACCGCCGCTTGCAGTTACTTTTTTGTTGAGCGTATTTTGGAAAGGCACTACAAAGTTGGCCGTAAATTTAATTTTGTCTGCAGGTTCTGCCATCAGTCTTTTTACAGGCATGTTAAACTTATGGATTTTGCCACCCGATAGTGAAACCGGCGAAAATACTTGGTGGCCGCATTATTTTTTAGTCTCTTTTTATTTGTTTGCATTTCTCTTTGTTGCTGCCATTGTAATTTCTTTGGTTGATAAAAATAAAGTGAAGGCAGCCATTGAAGAAAACGAATTACCCAAAACAGATAAGCGAGTAAAAATATTATTTGCCCTGCTGGGTTTAGTCATCTTATCATTATATCTCATTTTCAATTTTCATTAA
- a CDS encoding Gfo/Idh/MocA family oxidoreductase, which yields MLNIGILGLGEGRSTMSAALQSKKLKLKMICDKSLELCRQRADEFKVYEYTTEYEDMLNDDEIDIIAIYTPDHLHAAHIKQALLHNKHVVCTKPFIDDLSKANELLELQKKTGKKVFVGQSSRFFEPYKRQRKDFEEGLIGELITIESHYNADHRWFLEKKWALEKSFKWLYGGLSHPVDFIRYYLPNIEEVMGYGIISTNGKIAGLKNEDTMHFIFKSSEGRIARVSGSYTGPTQPVKRDSGMTCILRGTTGASQADYHELRYAVTTNDGEEKIITWGDSTLKYYFRFEGQSHHAGEYQNYLEYFVDSIEQNFTAYPDMKEGIGTIALLQAMDKSLQTGMPVKIKDILNEYKIAL from the coding sequence ATGTTAAATATTGGAATATTGGGGTTGGGAGAAGGCAGGAGTACTATGTCAGCAGCATTGCAAAGCAAAAAGCTTAAGCTTAAAATGATTTGTGATAAAAGTCTTGAGCTTTGCCGTCAGCGGGCCGATGAATTTAAAGTGTATGAATACACAACAGAATATGAGGATATGCTGAATGATGATGAGATCGACATCATTGCTATTTATACTCCTGACCATTTACATGCAGCTCATATTAAACAAGCATTGCTACATAACAAACATGTTGTTTGCACTAAGCCCTTTATTGACGATCTGAGCAAGGCAAATGAATTATTAGAATTGCAAAAGAAAACAGGCAAAAAAGTTTTTGTTGGGCAGAGCTCAAGATTCTTTGAACCATATAAAAGACAACGAAAAGATTTTGAAGAAGGATTGATCGGTGAACTTATCACAATCGAAAGCCATTATAATGCCGACCACCGTTGGTTTCTTGAAAAAAAATGGGCTTTGGAAAAATCATTTAAATGGTTGTATGGCGGATTAAGTCATCCTGTTGATTTCATCAGGTATTATTTACCCAATATAGAAGAAGTAATGGGTTATGGAATAATAAGTACAAACGGAAAAATAGCCGGCTTGAAGAACGAAGACACAATGCATTTTATCTTTAAATCATCTGAAGGAAGAATAGCAAGAGTAAGTGGAAGTTATACCGGACCGACACAGCCTGTTAAAAGGGATAGCGGCATGACCTGTATATTAAGAGGGACAACAGGAGCCAGCCAGGCGGATTATCATGAACTGCGCTATGCTGTAACCACAAATGATGGCGAAGAAAAAATAATTACCTGGGGTGATAGCACATTAAAGTATTATTTCCGGTTCGAAGGCCAAAGCCATCATGCCGGAGAGTACCAAAATTATTTGGAATACTTTGTTGATTCAATCGAACAAAACTTTACAGCCTATCCTGATATGAAAGAAGGAATCGGAACGATTGCTTTATTGCAGGCAATGGATAAAAGTTTACAAACAGGAATGCCAGTAAAAATAAAAGATATCTTAAACGAATATAAAATAGCATTGTGA
- a CDS encoding four helix bundle protein yields MMNEKKNILRDKSFAFAVRIYKLNQYLVEQKKEYVLSKQILRSGTSIGANVREAYNASSKSDFIYKLSIAQKETDETIYWLELLKEVGLLNEKEFESIQVEASELLKIIRNSILTAKKNNSKK; encoded by the coding sequence ATTATGAATGAGAAGAAAAACATATTGCGGGATAAGTCATTTGCTTTTGCTGTGAGGATTTACAAACTCAATCAATATTTGGTTGAACAGAAAAAGGAATATGTTTTGAGTAAGCAGATTTTACGGAGCGGCACTTCGATTGGTGCAAATGTGAGGGAAGCTTATAATGCTTCGAGTAAAAGTGATTTTATATATAAATTATCAATTGCTCAAAAAGAAACCGATGAGACAATTTATTGGCTTGAATTGTTGAAGGAAGTAGGTTTACTTAACGAGAAAGAGTTTGAATCAATTCAAGTTGAAGCGTCGGAGTTGTTGAAAATTATCAGAAATAGCATTTTGACAGCAAAGAAAAATAATAGTAAAAAATAA